Proteins from one Ipomoea triloba cultivar NCNSP0323 chromosome 1, ASM357664v1 genomic window:
- the LOC115999388 gene encoding MADS-box protein JOINTLESS-like: protein MTRRKIKIKKIDNIAARQVTFSKRRKGLFKKAEELAVLCDAEVALIVFSGTGKLFDFASSRMKHILQKYVSHSSNIHNYPRPLQFLQQENSLQVRLNKEISDKTRELRQISGEDLEGLSLEELEELEQKLEVGLNRVSETKDDQLRNEIATLQYKGAELMEENNRLKQQVANDRQNGRNVGDMDRMILEEGQTSDQSITNNSTTQQPPLQAANCSDTLLKLGLPFH, encoded by the exons ATGACTCGGAGgaagataaagataaagaagATCGACAACATTGCAGCCAGGCAGGTAACATTCTCTAAGAGGAGAAAAGGGCTTTTCAAGAAAGCTGAAGAGCTTGCCGTCCTTTGCGACGCCGAAGTCGCCCTCATCGTCTTCTCCGGCACCGGCAAGCTTTTCGATTTCGCTAGttccag AATGAAGCATATCCTTCAAAAATATGTATCTCATTCAAGTAACATCCACAATTACCCACGCCCTCTTCAATTTCTGCAG CAAGAGAATAGCCTTCAAGTGAGATTAAACAAGGAGATTTCTGACAAAACTCGTGAGCTTAG GCAGATCAGTGGTGAAGACCTTGAAGGATTAAGCTTAGAGGAACTAGAAGAACTGGAGCAAAAGCTTGAAGTTGGATTAAACCGAGTGTCTGAGACCAAG GATGATCAGTTGAGGAATGAGATTGCTACCCTTCAATACAAG GGTGCTGAGCTCATGGAAGAAAATAATCGGTTGAAACAACAA GTTGCAAATGACAGACAAAACGGGCGGAATGTTGGTGACATGGATCGCATGATCCTAGAAGAGGGTCAGACATCTGATCAGTCCATCACCAATAATAGCACCACCCAGCAGCCGCCTCTACAGGCTGCAAACTGCTCAGATACATTGCTGAAACTCGG
- the LOC116000507 gene encoding glycine-rich RNA-binding protein-like, with product MACADVEFRCFVGGLAWATTERTLDETFGQHGEILESKIINDRETGRSRGFGFVTFKYEHSMRDAIEAMNGQSLDGRNITINEAQSRGSGGGGGYFRGGRCEGGGGGGYGRREGGYGGGYGGGRARGYGCGDRSYGGGDRGYGGNDRDYGGGYSRGGGASDGSWRN from the exons ATGGCTTGCGCAGATGTTGAGTTTAGGTGTTTCGTCGGTGGCTTGGCCTGGGCCACCACCGAACGAACCCTTGATGAGACTTTCGGTCAGCATGGCGAGATTCTCGAATCGAAG ATTATCAATGATCGTGAGACTGGTAGATCCAGGGGATTTGGCTTTGTCACCTTCAAGTACGAACATTCCATGAGGGACGCCATCGAGGCTATGAATGGCCAGAGCCTAGACGGTCGTAACATTACCATTAATGAAGCACAGTCTCGCGGAAGCGGAGGCGGAGGCGGATATTTCCGTGGTGGTCGCTGTGAGGGCGGAGGCGGAGGCGGATACGGTCGACGGGAAGGTGGTTATGGTGGAGGTTACGGTGGTGGCCGTGCCCGTGGATATGGTTGTGGCGACCGTAGCTATGGTGGCGGTGACCGTGGATATGGCGGCAACGACCGCGATTATGGTGGTGGTTATTCGAGGGGTGGTGGTGCTTCCGATGGAAGCTGGAGGAATTAA